Within the Echinicola sp. 20G genome, the region TCTTTCTCCCAATCCTGTAAAATGTATGGTTTACCTGCTAAATCCCCTTTTACGTGGGTACAAAAAGCTTCTATAAATCTGGTTGCCCTGTCTGCAGTGTATGAATCAAAGTAATATTTGCTCCTGTCGATCTTTGTAAAATCAACAGTCATTTATAAATCAAAAAATAGAATCAGTTTACACTTAAAAAATCATCTAATGAAGCTGAATCATCCACCTCTTCATTCTTAATTTTACTTATCTTCTGTCTCTCACTTGGGCTTAATCCAAACTTACCCATCAAGCTATTGTAGTTCTTAAAGGCATTATTGGCAATGTTTACCCAAGGACTCACCATTTCATAGCTTGAGCCATTCTTATTGGTTCCATTCACCACATAACCTTCTTTCTTCAGCTTATATTGGGCTTCCACATACTTCCCATATTCAGCAGATAGAAGTTCAAGTGTTTCAATATCTGTTTCTGTGAGTACAAAGGATTCAGAAAGCTTGTCCCTGTAAGATTCAAAGAATGCTTTCCCATATTTATTTAGAAATGTAGGAGCTTTGACCTTTTTGGGTTCAGATACTTTGGCTGTCTCCATTGGATCATCCAATTCCCTGCACTTCCTAAGTGTACCCCTCTTTTCTTTTATTTCTCTTGGTAAAGTAATACTCGGCATAGTCTAAAAAATTAAATCCCACCCCTAGAGGGATAAGGATGCGTGTAAATGTTGGTATGCTTAAACGGTTAACTAAAATTTTTATAAAAGTTTCAACCGCCCCATACCCTTCTTTTTCAGTAAGTAAAATCCAATCAAAAAAAATATCCTGCCAGACAAAGCCCAACAGGATCAAAAAATAACTTAACAATCAAGACGAAAAAACTAACACCTATAAGTAAAACCCAATCAACTCCTGCACCCCACACACTCCAACTGAAGCTTACTCTTTATCTCCTTCATACATTTATAATTGTACTCAATAGCTGTTTGATAGGTAACACTCAACCTCTTTGCAATCTCCTTATAGCTGTAGCCCTTAATCACCAAATAAAACACTCTCCATCTGGTAAGCTTCTTATCAATCAAGTAATAATTCTTAAATACATACTGCTTGATCTCATTCAATGTACTCTTAAAAAGTGGAGTGTCTTCAATATAATACACCTCATCAGGGACAAAATCAGGAATCTCCCTTTCCTCCTCACTCAGGTAGTTAATCCCATAATGAAATTGCTTATAAAAAGTGGTTGAATAGTTCCAAACTATCCCTTTGATATAGTTCTTTAATCGGTCTGTCAGAGGCTTATCTATCAACTCCTTCTCACATAGGATCAATAAAACCTCTTGTCTTACATCTTCAAAATCTTCTTTGTTCTTAATTGTTTTGCATACGCTTTCTACGTAATCGTAAATATTTGAATTCATTAATATTCATACCTAAAAAAATCATAACTGTAACCATTATCTAAAAAGTAAACTGAATATTATCTATTGAACTTCCTGAAAGCTGCAATGAATTGGTAAAGGAGGTAGGCCATCAATAGCTTATAACCAAAATCCCAAACTTTCAACCAATTACAAAATTTATAATCTTTGATGTTGTCTAGGAATAAGAACGGCTTTATAAAATAAGAGTAGTTACCATTCATAAAATCCCAAAAGCTATCATCCCTGTACCACTGGAAATAAAAGTAAAGCAATGTTATATATTGAACACTAAAGAATAGCATCCACCCTAAAGCATATTGTGGTTTGGTTCCGTGATTATTGGATAGTTTATTTGCCCAAAGAATAAACTTGTTCATCATTCCCAAGCCTTGGGATTGATCATTTAATAATTCATTATACTCAAGAGCTTTAAATCTTTGTTCCAAATAATGATTTTTATGATCTTGAGAAATTCCCTTTAACTCCCTGTATAAACTAAGATAATTTGTCCCTGCTTCTTTCCCTTGAGAAGAAATTGCCCTAGTTGGAATATCTATCAAATTATAAACCTTAAGACCTATTAATGATGATTCTGAAAAATTAATATTGGAAAATAAATGTAAAAAAGAAGGACTTAATTCAACATTTTGTAAGATTGACTTATCTATTTCTAAGATAGATCCGTTTTTTTCGACACTTATATTTTTAAATGAAATTAACCCTTGGCAAGTAAATCTATCAAAACGCACATTTTCCAAAACAGAATTCACGATATAGTTTGACCCAAGAATATAATTTGACAGCAATATATTTTTAATGCTAAAGTTTCCAATTGTGACGTTGGCGGAATTCTCAATAATTACCTTATTAATTTCACATTTTCTTTTAGATATATCCATATTATAAATACTCAACATTTTAGAATCAACCCCCTGAATGTTAATCATTTCTACCTCACCTCTCTTGTAAACAAAATCTTCTATATCTATCTCTATTGTGTCAAATTGAACATCAAAAATCACAATTTCTTTTGGATTAGAAATTTCAATCTTCGATTTAGATTTTAAAACGACATTTTCAAAAAACAAATAATCCACTGTTGATTCCTCTATCTTAATATTGTCAGCCCTAACCTTCAAAAAATCTAGCTTGTTAAATTCACATCGTCTAATTAAAATTTCACTTAAATAGTTAGGGATTGTGTCTGAGAAGAAAAAATTTTCAATAATGGAATCTTCAATTGTCAACTCTACTTTAGATAGATTACCCAATTGCAATTGAGAGCTTTGGAATTTTTTAAAATGTAAAGATATATTTGGAAAACTTCCATCTTTTTTCTCAAGTGAGAAAAGAGCATCTATGGATAAAACTTCTAAATTACCTGATAGAGAAAGATCAACATTCAATATATCTTCAGAAGTTGTGTGCAAAGAATCGAAATAAAATCGCCCTCCTTTCCCATTGAAATGTTCCCTTCTTGAGATAAAGCAAAAATTAAAATAAACTGTTTTATTTGAAAAGTCTCGCTTATAAAACCACCCTCTCGGGAAATCTATATTATTAAATTCAAATACATCTACCTTATTATATTGAGACAGTATAAAATTATTTACTTCACTTATTTTGGCTCGTGGGTTAAATTCATATACCTGTGTCTCACTATCACGATAAACCAATTTAAAATATTCCATAAGGTGATTAAATAGTTGTGAAAAATAGAGCGTAAACTTAACATACACGCTATGATAAAAAAATAGATAAACTAAAAATCTCTTTTAACTTAATCATATGGCCGTATGGTATTTAAAATCAAACTCCCCACCCCCAACATAAAAAAGCAAATCTTAGCTCCAATAGTCATAGCAAAGAAGGTCGCAACAGTAAAGCAAAACAAACTAATCAATATCAACAGTCTCATTTCTAATTATTCCTTTAGGTGATGGAGTAAGAAAATAGCACTCCTTATAAGCCAATGAACTCGTATCTACTGTGGTGCTAGGTAAATGCAATTGCTGAACCTGCAAATCTTTCTGATTATAAAGATTGATCATTATGAAGCCATCCAAGTAAGTGCATATATAAAAAGGCATAAAACCAAGCTCTGCAAACTTCATCAGGTTATCATATTTGTACTTCTCAATCAGTACATCAGGATAAGCATCAATCTTTACATTTCTGCTTTTTACCTCAACCACTAAAGGCTTGTATTTATCTGAAAAAGCAATCAAATCTATCTCATCATATTCATCTATGGTAGCTGAAATATGCTTGAAACTAAGGCTCTGTAGAAGCTCTACAACCTTCTTTCTTCCCTCCTCCTCATAGGCTTTAAAGCCACTATGAGAAGAGGTTGTTGTATTATAAAATGTCATTTGGATTTAGTATTGAAAAGTGGGTGAATGAGTAAAAATCATCTAAAAATAACTGGTACAAATATAGTGAATTTTAAATACAAAAACAATTAATGTATGTACATATTTTAAAATAAAAAAACTCCCCTGATCTTCAGGAGAGCTTATAAATCAATCTATTAAGTCATTTTGAAAACTAATCAAATCTCCACCCTTACTAAACTTTCTTTTGAAGAAGATTGAATGAATTCCTCCACCTTCATATTCTTCAGTCAAGTTGGAAAGCGAATATTCCTCAAAAGTCGTTTCATTGTCAAAATGGAGGCAATAACCTTTCTGCTTATTAGGAATTACATTTAATGTATAATCCCTATCACCTCCATTATACCCCTTTAAGGATTGTAAGAAAACCTTAACCTCTAAATGATCCCCCTTATCTGTAAGGAAAACATCAAAATCAAGTTTATTAGTCTCTTCGCTATCTACCGTTATAGTCATACCTGAAACATATTCAGGAAAAGGGACATTGGGGGATTTTTCCCCCAATTTATTCCCATCAACATCAAGGATAATAACTTTATCCATTGACCTTGATTATTTCAACCTGATAAACAGCGCCAGATATAGTATGATTAGTACCATCCTCATCTTCCCAAACTCCAATGTATTCAACTGGCTCACCTCTAAATGAAACCAAACCTTCTTTGGTAGAAGTATCGTACAATACTCCATAGCCTTTCTTGGTTACCACATCAAGTTTTATTTCTTTAAAAGGGACTTTGCCTATTGGTTCTGGAAATGAAATTTCAACAAATCGCTTGTCACCATCAGAAGTGACTTTAACAGTTGACTTTTCTAGAATTTCAAGGTATTTCTCTTCCACCTTGTTTCTAAAAATAAAGGCCAATTTTTCAATTTCCCCATCTTGAAATATTCCATCTTTAGAAGGAACGACAAACTCAAACAAGTTTGTATTATATGAAGCCTTTACAGGCTTTTTAATTAAACACTTCATATATTATTGTTTAAACAAATTTTGATAAATCCACCTAGCACTTCTAGGAGGCAAAACCTAAGACATACCTCTTCCATTAACCCATTTTCAGGGCTTTAAAAGCGAATAGGATGTGAATAGATTTTTAATGTCATCAATGGGAAATACTAAAGAAAGTCTATAGCCAATTCTTAAGTACGCCCCAACCCCTTGGCCTTCGTAGGTTGTTTACTTGATAACATTACAAAGGTAATTACCTATTTTATTATGTAAAAATATTTATTATTATTTTTATTATTTTATATATTATATTATTTATATATTTTCAATCTTTTATTTTTATTTTTCATATTTTACAATATAACATAAAATATAATGGCTATTTTTATATCAATTTTAAAATATTTTAAAATTTTTCAGAATTATATTTTTTAATAATTTTATTTTCACTACCTTTACATCATTAACCCAACAGGTGGTTTATCCACCTATTTTTAAAACAACAAGGTAACTTTTTTTACGAATCATATATACTTGTAATTCAGAAAACTCATTACCTACTATATATCAACAGGTTACATCACAATATCTTAAAAAGGTAACTTTTTTATATGAAAAAGGTAACCACCAAACCAGATAAGCCAGCACATTAGATCATCAAACAAAATGATCAGCATTTTTTATACAACAATGAAAATCAACACTTTAAACATCAAAAAGGGGACTAAGTACCTAAGCAATGCACTAAATAACCAATTACCGATTAATTGCATTTTTGACAAAGGAAAGGTTGGAGCAGGTGGAACCACCATAGCACTAACCAACCAAGTAGATTATATAGTATGTGTGCCTTATAGGTCACTAATAGATAATAAGATCGAGCAAAGTAAATCCAATGCTCTTTACCCTTATCCAATCCTGTCTGTCCAAGGAGGAGCCAACAGAACTACTTCAGCTGAAATCAAGGACTATATAAGGAAGAATTCTGTAAGGAAGATTATGGTTACATACGACAGTTTACCAAGGCTATTTGAAATTCTGGATAGACTAGGTTTGGTATCTTCATTTAATCTCCTGATAGATGAATATCACCTGCTATTTACCAATTATGTTTTCAGGGACAAGGCGGTGAAAGGAGTCCTGGACTTATTCAGAAAATTCAAGTCCTATACATTTATGACTGCTACAGTCTTGGAGGATGAATTTCTATTGGATGAGCTAAAGGGAGTAAGGAAAGTAGTTGTCGAATGGGAGGAAGTAGCTGAAGTAAATATTAGACCTGTACAGGCTAAGAATGGAGTGATCCAAAGCACTATTACAATGGTGGAGCGATTCTTAAGAGGAGAGTTAAAAGGGAATGCCTACATCTTTGTGAACAGCTTAGACTTTGTTAGGAAGGTTATCAAGAGCTGTGGCCTTACAGAGGAGAACACTAGGCTAATCTACAGTGAGAGCAACAAAGCAAGATTACCTATCAAAAGAGGAAAGACAACAGATAAACCAAAGAAAATCCAGTTCATTACATCCACTGCTTTTGAAGGTGCTGATTTCTATGACAAGGAAGGCAGGATTATTATTATCAGCGATCCTAGCAAATCCCATACTCTGGTTGATATAAGTACAAGCCTGCAGCAAATAGCAGGAAGGATTAGAGACACAAAGTTTATTGATGAAATTTGGCACTTGTACAGTCATACCAGATATGATGAGAGCCTTTCTTATGATGAATACAGGGATAAGGTCAACCAAAATATTAATGCTGCCAATGAGCTTGTAATGGAGTATAATGGACTTAGCCAAGCAGCCAGAAGACCAATGAATGTGGATGCTGATAGCCATTATTTTTATAAGGGAGAAGATAATTTCTTTGTGTTTGATCCCAACAGGGTAAAGCTTGATTTGTACAACTTCAAAATCACCCACCACCTGTACAAGACAAGGGTGAGTCTGAGTGAGGAATATAAAAAGAATGGCTTGAAATTGGACAACTATTATTTGGATGAATCACAGGTAGTGGTTAATACGGATGATTTAGGAACCACTTTTAAAGATGTTGCATTGGAAGTAAAAGCTGTTTGGAATGATCATTTTAATTCTAATAGAATTGATATAATAAACGGAGCATTTGCCAAATACCAATTCCTGAACGAAGCCATAGATAGACTTGGGTTTGAAGGATTGAAAGAACAAGGTTATATGCCTTCCAATATAAAAAGGAAATTGGTAAGCACTGATCTTAACACTTCCTTGGAAGTTAAAGTAATGGAAAGACTACAACTTGAACCATCTTTGAAATCGGGCTGCTTTGTTCCTGCCAATAAATTGAAATCAATCTTCAGTTATATTTATAAAGAACTTAAGATTAAAAAAACAGCTAAAGGGACAGATATAGAAGCTTATTTTGATGGCAAATTTCAGACTAAAAAGATCAATGGAAAAGCAGTTAAGGGGTATATAGTCAATAGACAAAAAATTGTTATAGGTTAAAAAGGTCAGGGCTGAAATAAGCCCTGATTAATAATCTATTTCTTTTGTCCATTTATAGAAAGTCTGATAATCTATCCCCTTTTTTCTGGCAAATTCAGTTTTCTTAACCCCTCCTTTATCTTCAACTACTTTCCATTCTTTTAAAATTGCCTTCTTTTCCTCCATAGAATAAGTCGTACGTTTAGGGTCATCTTTCAAATCCTCAAAATTCACATAACCAAAGTGCTTTAATAGCTTTACAAATTTCAACGCTACTTCATTTGAAGTGACTCCCATCACTTCCAAAAAGCCAATGGCATTTAAAGAAGGTGAATAATACTCAATATTAGGTTTTGTAACCCCTTTACTAAAAGCATATTTAACAGCTTCCTCGTAAGTACCATACCCCATCCCTTTTATACTTCCATCCTCTTGGACTTCATTATAAACATAGACTTCGTAATCCTTATTTTTAAGTAAAAAACTGTAATCTTCAACGAATTTATCTATTTTCATTACTGTGCTATTTATTGATGCAAATATATCTATTTATAATAAATACATAAACTAAATATATTTTATATGAATAAATGGAACAATAAAGGATGGGGCTATGACACCGATTTTTACAGAGGCTCCAAATGGCGAAAGGTCAGAAAGCAGTACATAGAGGAAAATCCTATTTGTGAATTATGCGCTCAATATGATATTGTCAGTGAAGGGGAATATGTGGATCATATCATTCCTAGGAGATTTTGTAAGGAAATGGAATATGATAAAAGGAATCTCCAAACCTTATGTGGGGATTGCCATAATAAGAAGACTGCTTTAGAGAGGGGGATTGATAGTTTGGAGGTCTATTTGGAGGAGATGAGGGAAGGGAGGTTGAAATACATTTGCAAATCAGAAAAATCAATTATACTTATTAAAGTAGATGGCTTTTACGTAAATTTTGCATTTTAAAGTTAATTTTTGATAGATGAATAATACATTGATAACCGCTAATGATTTTAGGATAAGCGAAATAAAAACAGGAAATAAAATCCACCGAACCTATTATTATAAACACAAAGTTTGTGATAATGTTATCTTTAAAGATGTTGAGAATAAATTTCAGGGAGATATAGTATTTAATGAAGTTAAGTTTGTGAACAAAAATGAATTTAACCTAATAGACAAAACTATCTATATAAATAAATGTAATTTCTCTTTGGGAAAAATAAGTTTTGATGGAAACAATAATACTTTGAGCTTTGACACAAGTTACGGAATTGAAAAACTAGATGAATATTTGACAACTATAATATTTAAAAACCTTAATGACTCCACCAGAGATTTTAAATTCAGCGAGGAATGGATAGTCAAAAGAATTAATCTATTGAATTTTACTGTAAAGGATGTTTATATTAAAAGTAACAAAGTAGCAAGTTTACAAATTCAAAACTTCAATAATTCTAAATCAAGGATATTTAACGAATCCTCATCCCTAAAATCAATAAAATTAGAAACAGCAGCATTGAGTAGTTTAACTCATAAAGGTGGATTATTGAATTCAATTCGTTTTATTGATGTCAATTTTAAGGATATTAACATTTTTTCATTCAAATGTGATGATTTAAAGGAGTTATATATCAAAAACACAAATATTAAAAGCTTTATCGTTAATTCGGTTGCTAAAGAGGAAGTAAACGTTAATAGGGTCGTTCTATTAGATAATTTTTATCTAACCAAATTTGAATACAATTACTTAAACCCTGCTAGCAAAAACATCAGAATTAACGAGTTAGAGATAAATTCTGATACTTCAATAAACTTAAAGAAAATTGATTTTAAAACGGTAAAACTAACTA harbors:
- a CDS encoding YraN family protein yields the protein MTFYNTTTSSHSGFKAYEEEGRKKVVELLQSLSFKHISATIDEYDEIDLIAFSDKYKPLVVEVKSRNVKIDAYPDVLIEKYKYDNLMKFAELGFMPFYICTYLDGFIMINLYNQKDLQVQQLHLPSTTVDTSSLAYKECYFLTPSPKGIIRNETVDID
- a CDS encoding phage terminase small subunit P27 family codes for the protein MPSITLPREIKEKRGTLRKCRELDDPMETAKVSEPKKVKAPTFLNKYGKAFFESYRDKLSESFVLTETDIETLELLSAEYGKYVEAQYKLKKEGYVVNGTNKNGSSYEMVSPWVNIANNAFKNYNSLMGKFGLSPSERQKISKIKNEEVDDSASLDDFLSVN
- a CDS encoding HNH endonuclease yields the protein MNKWNNKGWGYDTDFYRGSKWRKVRKQYIEENPICELCAQYDIVSEGEYVDHIIPRRFCKEMEYDKRNLQTLCGDCHNKKTALERGIDSLEVYLEEMREGRLKYICKSEKSIILIKVDGFYVNFAF
- a CDS encoding RNA polymerase sigma factor encodes the protein MNSNIYDYVESVCKTIKNKEDFEDVRQEVLLILCEKELIDKPLTDRLKNYIKGIVWNYSTTFYKQFHYGINYLSEEEREIPDFVPDEVYYIEDTPLFKSTLNEIKQYVFKNYYLIDKKLTRWRVFYLVIKGYSYKEIAKRLSVTYQTAIEYNYKCMKEIKSKLQLECVGCRS